One region of Mus pahari chromosome 16, PAHARI_EIJ_v1.1, whole genome shotgun sequence genomic DNA includes:
- the LOC110334326 gene encoding prolactin-8A9-like isoform X1 — translation MLPLSQPHFSGALLLLLVSNLLLWEKAASVPECQSEEEGCSDPLVITFKNALQRAEVINILANKMHEEFYHNPFSSGQFETLVARMYRHDEEVLRARNHCFSNVTNPPLHGPEHENLKTKKYLKMMITFMDSWINPAYYLVEVLNTMQDVPKSIFSKAEEIDLKVREIYDDLRWIFKKVYPKVIFWEKSINWKYLPGLRSIDTSKKFLAMFNFSHCLRVDIFYIKHHLSALMCRITGQGC, via the exons ATGCTGCCATTGAGTCAACCTCACTTCT CAGGGGCACTCCTGCTGCTGTTGGTATCAAACTTGCTTCTGTGGGAGAAAGCTGCATCAGTTCCTGAATGTCAATCAGAAGAGGAGGGCTGCTCAGATCCCCTTGTGATCACATTTAAGAATGCCCTCCAGCGAGCTGAAGTCATCAATATTCTTGCTAATAAAATGCATGAAGAGTTT TACCACAACCCATTTTCCTCTGGACAATTTGAAACACTT gtAGCACGCATGTATAGGCATGATGAGGAGGTTCTCAGAGCCAGAAATCACTGCTTTTCTAATGTCACAAACCCACCACTTCATGGACCTGAACATGAAAATCTCAAG acaaaaaagtatttaaaaatgatgatCACTTTTATGGATTCATGGATCAATCCTGCATACTATCTAGTTGAAGTACTGAATACCATGCAAGATGTCCCTAAATCTATCTTCTCAAAAGCTGAGGAGATAGACTTGAAAGTCAGAGAAATCTATGATGACCTTAGGTGGATATTCAAGAAG gTCTATCCTAAAGTAATATTTTGGGAAAAATCTATCAACTGGAAATACCTTCCAGGCCTAAGATCAATTGACACAAGTAAAAAATTTTTGGCTATGTTCAACTTTTCTCACTGCCTACGTGTTGATATATTCTACATTAAACATCATCTCAGTGCATTGATGTGCCGCATAACTGGGCAAGGTTGCTAA
- the LOC110334298 gene encoding prolactin-8A9-like: MIPKACGVESPPKCSAASSGFMKRAVRGGPNQTGTPPLAGALLLLLVSNLLLWEKAASIPECQSEEEGCSDPIVITLKNALQRAEVINILADKMHEEFYHNPFSSGQFETLVARMYRHDGEVLRARNHCFSNVTIPPAHGPEHENLKTKRYLKMMLNFMNAWINPVYHLVEVLSTMQDVPESIFSKAQEIELKFREIYDDLRWIFNKVYPNVTFWEKSIIWEYLPGLRSTDTSKKFLAMFNLSHCLRVDIFYIKYHLSALMCRITGQDC; the protein is encoded by the exons ATGATCCCAAaggcctgtggtgtggagagtcctccaaagtgctcagctgcctccagtGGGTTTATGAAGAGAGCTGTCAGGGGTGGTCCCAACCAGACTGGAACACCGCCTCTTG CAGGGGCACTCCTGCTGCTGTTGGTATCAAACTTGCTTCTGTGGGAGAAAGCTGCATCAATTCCTGAATGTCAATCAGAAGAGGAGGGCTGCTCAGATCCCATTGTGATCACACTTAAGAATGCCCTCCAGCGAGCTGAAGTCATCAATATTCTTGCTGATAAAATGCATGAAGAGTTT TACCACAACCCATTCTCATCTGGACAATTTGAAACACTT gtTGCACGCATGTATAGGCATGATGGGGAGGTTCTCAGAGCCAGAAATCACTGCTTTTCTAATGTCACAATCCCACCAGCTCATGGACCTGAACATGAAAATCTCAAG AcaaaaaggtatttaaaaatgATGCTCAATTTTATGAATGCGTGGATCAATCCTGTATACCATCTCGTGGAGGTACTGAGTACCATGCAAGATGTCCCTGAATCTATCTTCTCAAAAGCTCAGGAGATAGAATTGAAATTCAGAGAAATCTATGATGACCTTAGGTGGATATTCAACAAG gtTTATCCTAATGTAACATTTTGGGAAAAATCTATCATATGGGAATATCTTCCAGGCCTAAGATCAACTGACACAAGTAAAAAATTTTTGGCAATGTTCAACCTTTCTCACTGCCTACGTGTTGATATATTCTACATTAAATATCATCTCAGTGCATTGATGTGCCGCATAACTGGGCAAGATTGCTAA
- the LOC110334326 gene encoding prolactin-8A9-like isoform X2, with protein sequence MLPLSQPHFWALLLLLVSNLLLWEKAASVPECQSEEEGCSDPLVITFKNALQRAEVINILANKMHEEFYHNPFSSGQFETLVARMYRHDEEVLRARNHCFSNVTNPPLHGPEHENLKTKKYLKMMITFMDSWINPAYYLVEVLNTMQDVPKSIFSKAEEIDLKVREIYDDLRWIFKKVYPKVIFWEKSINWKYLPGLRSIDTSKKFLAMFNFSHCLRVDIFYIKHHLSALMCRITGQGC encoded by the exons ATGCTGCCATTGAGTCAACCTCACTTCT GGGCACTCCTGCTGCTGTTGGTATCAAACTTGCTTCTGTGGGAGAAAGCTGCATCAGTTCCTGAATGTCAATCAGAAGAGGAGGGCTGCTCAGATCCCCTTGTGATCACATTTAAGAATGCCCTCCAGCGAGCTGAAGTCATCAATATTCTTGCTAATAAAATGCATGAAGAGTTT TACCACAACCCATTTTCCTCTGGACAATTTGAAACACTT gtAGCACGCATGTATAGGCATGATGAGGAGGTTCTCAGAGCCAGAAATCACTGCTTTTCTAATGTCACAAACCCACCACTTCATGGACCTGAACATGAAAATCTCAAG acaaaaaagtatttaaaaatgatgatCACTTTTATGGATTCATGGATCAATCCTGCATACTATCTAGTTGAAGTACTGAATACCATGCAAGATGTCCCTAAATCTATCTTCTCAAAAGCTGAGGAGATAGACTTGAAAGTCAGAGAAATCTATGATGACCTTAGGTGGATATTCAAGAAG gTCTATCCTAAAGTAATATTTTGGGAAAAATCTATCAACTGGAAATACCTTCCAGGCCTAAGATCAATTGACACAAGTAAAAAATTTTTGGCTATGTTCAACTTTTCTCACTGCCTACGTGTTGATATATTCTACATTAAACATCATCTCAGTGCATTGATGTGCCGCATAACTGGGCAAGGTTGCTAA